A stretch of Octopus bimaculoides isolate UCB-OBI-ISO-001 chromosome 23, ASM119413v2, whole genome shotgun sequence DNA encodes these proteins:
- the LOC106873749 gene encoding putative enoyl-CoA hydratase/isomerase YngF, whose amino-acid sequence MTLPFGQLGLRCLSRSVQCGRNVKTVFLQQTTSAGRFVHNIAKKDSVTVELIGKICLIGINCPEKKNAVDSQTAHGLYRAFQDFENNDQTRVAVLFGKGGNFCAGFDLKELADEFRTAEVSLPDSPSRTERAPMGPTRMSFSKPVIAAVSGYAVAGGLELALMCDLRVVEESAIMGVYNRRLGVPLVDGCTVRLPKLIGLSRAMDLILTGRPVDSKEALQIGLANRVVPNGTAIGQATQLALSISRYPQMCLQTDRRSTYYSCYDATSRQEALQYEFLNGRDVLTVESIKGAQKFVEGYGKHGAFDPENKDK is encoded by the exons ATGACCCTACCGTTTGGCCAGTTGGGCTTACGATGTTTGTCTCGCTCTGTTCAATGTGGACGAAATGTTAAAACGGTTTTCTTACAACAAACTACATCTGCTGGACGATTTGTGCACAACATTGCTAAGAAAG ATTCTGTTACAGTTGAACTGATTGGTAAAATATGTTTGATTGGTATAAACTGTCCTGAAAAAAAGAATGCTGTTGACTCTCAAACTGCTCACGGTCTGTATCGGGCTTTTCAAGACTTTGAAAACAATGACCAGACACGTGTTGCTGTACTATTTGGTAAAG GTGGCAATTTCTGTGCCGGGTTTGATCTCAAAGAACTTGCAGATGAATTTCGAACTGCTGAAGTTTCCTTGCCTGATTCCCCAAGTCGAACAGAACGTGCTCCAATG GGTCCAACACGAATGTCATTTTCTAAGCCTGTCATAGCAGCTGTTTCTGGTTATGCTGTAGCTGGTGGTTTGGAGCTAGCACTCATGTGTGATTTGAGAGTTGTTGAAGAATCAGCTATCATGGGTGTCTACAACCGGAGATTGG GAGTCCCCCTTGTTGATGGTTGCACAGTAAGATTACCAAAACTCATTGGCTTGTCCCGTGCCATGGATTTAATTCTAACCGGTCGGCCAGTCGACAGTAAAGAAGCTCTCCAAATTGGTCTTGCTAATAGAGTAGTTCCTAACGGGACag CTATTGGCCAAGCAACACAGTTAGCTCTATCGATTTCAAGATATCCACAAATGTGTCTTCAAACTGATCGCAGATCTACGTATTATTCTTGCTATGATGCCACATCCCGACAAGAAGCTTTACAGTATGAATTCCTCAATGGAAGAGATGTCTTAACGGTGGAATCCATAAAAG GTGCCCAGAAATTTGTTGAAGGTTATGGAAAACACGGTGCTTTTGATCCTGAAAACAAAGATAAATGA